The following are encoded together in the Thermodesulfobacteriota bacterium genome:
- the pgsA gene encoding CDP-diacylglycerol--glycerol-3-phosphate 3-phosphatidyltransferase produces MLPKGGLKKILSHPNSLTLFRILAVPVIVILLLFPNRLLTFVAAIIFSAAAITDYLDGYLARRRGLVTDLGKVMDPVADKLLVSCSFIMLASLHWIPAWIVCIIIGREIAVTGLRNIIAEKGEDISASWLGKYKTGFQIAAIIPLIFHYPYFGINLNAIGYFFLIGALVFTVWSGVDYFVRFRRLLKL; encoded by the coding sequence ATGTTACCCAAAGGCGGTTTAAAAAAAATATTGAGTCATCCGAACAGCTTGACCCTTTTCAGGATTCTGGCTGTGCCGGTCATTGTCATCCTGTTGTTGTTTCCTAACAGATTGCTTACATTTGTCGCCGCCATCATATTCAGTGCAGCGGCAATTACCGATTATCTTGATGGATACCTTGCTCGGCGAAGGGGGCTGGTGACTGACCTTGGAAAGGTCATGGATCCGGTTGCCGACAAGCTTTTGGTTTCCTGTTCGTTTATTATGCTGGCATCACTTCACTGGATACCCGCATGGATCGTGTGTATCATCATCGGCAGGGAAATTGCCGTTACCGGACTAAGAAACATCATCGCTGAAAAGGGGGAGGATATTTCCGCCTCCTGGCTTGGAAAATATAAAACAGGGTTTCAAATCGCAGCCATTATACCGCTGATATTTCATTATCCGTATTTTGGAATTAACTTGAATGCGATTGGCTATTTTTTTTTGATAGGGGCTCTGGTGTTTACCGTATGGTCAGGTGTTGACTATTTTGTAAGATTTAGAAGGCTGCTTAAACTGTAA
- a CDS encoding LL-diaminopimelate aminotransferase, with the protein MMRIEKSNRISSLPPYLFKEIDRQKEEVKKRGMDIIDLGVGDPDMPTPGHIIEALNKAAQDPANHKYPSYSGMGDFNDAVARWYKRRFKVTVDPAKEVVTLIGSKEGIAHISLAFINPGDAALVTNPGYPVYDIGVKFAGGETYFMDLLKENRFLPDLEAVPADVVKKTKMMFLNYPNNPTSAVANGEFFKQVVSFAQANNIIICHDAAYTELAFDGYRPESFLETDGAADVGIEFHSLSKTYNMTGWRIGFAVGRAEVIQALGQIKSNIDSGAFQAVQFAGIAALEEDQTCVREMNAEYTKRRDILVDGLLSVGLSVEKPKATFYTWIEVPRGYTSAEFASHLLLKAGIVATPGNGFGKAGEGYVRMTLTVSQDRLKEAVDRIRNIGF; encoded by the coding sequence ATGATGAGAATTGAAAAATCCAACAGGATAAGCAGTCTTCCGCCATACCTGTTCAAAGAAATTGACAGGCAAAAGGAAGAAGTAAAAAAACGCGGCATGGATATTATTGATCTGGGTGTGGGTGATCCGGATATGCCGACTCCGGGACACATTATTGAAGCCTTGAACAAGGCCGCGCAGGATCCGGCAAATCATAAATACCCGTCATATTCCGGTATGGGTGATTTTAATGATGCGGTTGCCCGATGGTATAAGCGAAGATTTAAGGTGACGGTCGATCCCGCCAAGGAAGTTGTGACACTTATCGGCTCAAAAGAGGGGATTGCTCATATTTCCCTTGCCTTTATCAATCCAGGGGACGCAGCCCTGGTGACAAATCCCGGTTATCCCGTGTATGACATTGGTGTTAAGTTTGCAGGCGGGGAGACATATTTCATGGATCTGTTAAAGGAAAATCGTTTTCTGCCGGATCTTGAAGCCGTGCCGGCGGATGTGGTTAAGAAAACAAAAATGATGTTTCTTAATTATCCCAACAACCCCACATCAGCAGTGGCCAACGGGGAGTTTTTCAAACAAGTTGTTTCCTTTGCACAGGCGAATAATATTATTATATGCCACGATGCCGCATACACGGAATTGGCTTTTGACGGATACCGCCCGGAAAGTTTTCTGGAAACAGATGGGGCCGCAGATGTGGGTATAGAATTTCATTCCCTTTCCAAGACATACAACATGACCGGTTGGCGTATCGGATTTGCGGTGGGCAGGGCAGAGGTGATTCAGGCCCTTGGCCAGATTAAAAGCAATATTGATTCCGGTGCTTTTCAGGCAGTGCAATTTGCTGGAATAGCTGCTCTTGAAGAGGATCAAACCTGTGTCCGTGAAATGAACGCAGAATATACCAAGCGTCGTGATATTCTGGTTGATGGGCTGCTGAGCGTGGGACTTTCGGTGGAAAAGCCAAAGGCAACTTTTTATACCTGGATTGAGGTTCCTCGAGGTTACACATCAGCAGAATTTGCCAGTCACCTGTTGCTAAAAGCAGGTATTGTTGCCACGCCGGGCAATGGATTCGGGAAAGCCGGTGAGGGGTATGTTCGAATGACGCTAACGGTCAGCCAGGATAGGCTTAAGGAAGCGGTTGACAGAATCCGTAATATCGGTTTTTAA
- the folK gene encoding 2-amino-4-hydroxy-6-hydroxymethyldihydropteridine diphosphokinase, with the protein MKRHAVYICVGSNIGNKLENCKKGVDALIRSGAVMLKAQSPYYKTDPVDYVDQDWFINYAIKIETSLNPFKLLSRLKSIQQHAGRTNDTIRFGPRILDMDIILFGSVVINSKDLIVPHPRMHTRRFVLKPICDIDADVVHPVFKKNMKYLLEHLNDGEQGIEEYKCDY; encoded by the coding sequence ATGAAAAGGCATGCGGTTTATATTTGTGTGGGTTCCAATATCGGAAATAAACTTGAAAACTGCAAAAAAGGTGTTGACGCACTGATAAGGTCGGGTGCAGTGATGCTCAAAGCCCAGTCTCCCTACTATAAAACCGATCCTGTGGATTATGTGGATCAGGACTGGTTTATTAATTACGCCATAAAGATTGAAACTTCATTAAATCCTTTTAAACTTTTAAGCAGGCTAAAGTCCATTCAGCAACATGCCGGTCGCACCAATGATACCATACGGTTTGGCCCCCGTATTCTTGATATGGATATCATTTTATTTGGCAGTGTGGTTATAAATTCAAAGGATTTGATCGTTCCGCATCCAAGGATGCATACAAGGCGCTTTGTATTAAAGCCTATTTGTGATATAGATGCGGATGTCGTTCATCCTGTTTTTAAAAAAAACATGAAATATCTTCTAGAGCATCTAAATGATGGAGAACAGGGGATAGAAGAGTATAAATGCGATTACTGA
- a CDS encoding sigma 54-interacting transcriptional regulator, whose product MYSKKSNPDTPINRLKEISTWVSSVQDIDQLLELIIETATRMMDAKASSLLLVDKKTNKLFFKVATGEKKVDIKKFEIGMGQGIAGYVAEKGEPLLIPDVSSDPRWYREISDSIGFKTRSIACVPMKIKGETIGVVEIIDKITGDPIQHEDLKTLSVFADLAALAIGDARKIANNKKEIKSLKEELEHKYEIIGESNALKKVIFDAVKVANSKASALILGESGTGKELLARLIHRSGLRKSQPMIVLNCAALPETLLEDELFGHEKGAYTGALGRKIGKFELADGGTIFLDEIAEMSPGMQAKLLRILQEGVFYRVGGNKSIPVDVRVISATNKNILNEISEGRFREDLYYRLNVVEIQMPPLRERMDDIPLLAKHFLNIFKLERGLSHLTISKGAMKYMLAYDWPGNVRELKNAIERAVVMGNGIEILQEDLPNFASNTKYPGMEVGLTLKEAIDSFKKEFIALNLKHTNGNRSLAAQTMCIQRTYLSRLISKYDLH is encoded by the coding sequence ATGTACTCAAAAAAATCAAATCCCGATACCCCAATTAATCGGTTAAAAGAGATATCCACATGGGTCTCTTCGGTACAAGACATTGATCAGCTCCTTGAGCTTATCATAGAAACCGCCACCCGGATGATGGATGCCAAGGCCAGTTCGTTACTGTTGGTTGATAAAAAAACAAACAAGCTTTTTTTTAAGGTGGCCACCGGGGAAAAGAAAGTAGATATCAAGAAATTTGAAATCGGTATGGGGCAGGGAATCGCAGGCTATGTTGCTGAAAAAGGAGAGCCTTTGCTTATACCCGATGTTAGCTCTGACCCGCGTTGGTACAGGGAGATAAGTGATTCAATAGGATTTAAAACACGCTCCATCGCCTGTGTACCGATGAAGATAAAAGGTGAAACCATAGGGGTGGTTGAAATCATTGACAAAATAACCGGAGACCCGATTCAGCATGAGGATTTAAAAACCCTGTCGGTATTTGCCGATCTGGCCGCACTGGCCATAGGTGACGCCCGAAAAATTGCAAACAATAAAAAAGAAATCAAAAGCCTTAAAGAAGAACTCGAGCATAAATATGAAATTATCGGAGAGAGCAATGCGTTAAAGAAGGTCATATTTGATGCCGTAAAGGTGGCAAATTCTAAAGCAAGCGCCCTTATTTTAGGAGAAAGCGGAACCGGCAAGGAATTGCTGGCCCGGTTAATTCATCGTTCAGGCTTAAGGAAAAGTCAGCCCATGATTGTTTTAAATTGTGCGGCTTTGCCGGAAACATTGCTCGAAGATGAGCTTTTCGGGCACGAAAAGGGAGCGTACACCGGTGCTTTGGGAAGAAAAATCGGAAAATTTGAACTGGCAGACGGAGGTACCATATTTCTCGATGAAATTGCAGAGATGAGCCCTGGAATGCAGGCAAAACTTCTTCGAATTCTTCAGGAGGGTGTTTTCTACCGGGTAGGTGGAAACAAATCGATTCCAGTTGATGTGAGAGTGATTTCTGCCACCAATAAAAATATATTGAATGAAATCTCCGAGGGTCGGTTTCGAGAAGATTTATACTACCGCCTGAACGTCGTTGAAATTCAGATGCCGCCATTGCGCGAAAGGATGGATGACATCCCTTTACTGGCCAAGCATTTCTTAAATATTTTCAAGCTGGAAAGAGGACTATCCCATCTTACAATTTCAAAAGGAGCCATGAAATACATGCTCGCTTATGACTGGCCCGGGAATGTCAGAGAATTGAAAAATGCCATAGAACGGGCAGTGGTGATGGGCAACGGTATAGAAATTTTGCAGGAAGATCTCCCCAACTTTGCTTCAAACACAAAATATCCCGGCATGGAGGTGGGATTGACTCTCAAAGAGGCCATAGACAGCTTCAAAAAGGAATTCATAGCTTTAAACCTCAAACATACCAACGGAAACAGAAGTCTTGCTGCACAAACCATGTGTATTCAGAGAACCTACCTGTCTCGCCTGATATCAAAATATGACCTGCATTAA
- the fsa gene encoding fructose-6-phosphate aldolase yields MKFFIDTANINEIKEAAKMGMADGVTTNPSLISKEGRDFEEVIKEICQIVDGPISAEVISTDAEGMVKEARHLAGIHSNIVVKIPMTVDGLKATRTLTAEGIKTNVTLVFSPLQALMAAKAGATYVSPFVGRLDDLSHEGLLLVEQIVEIYSNYGYDTEIIVASVRNPLHVLDAAMMGADIATIPFNVLGKLAAHPLTDKGLKSFLDDWDKMKKQ; encoded by the coding sequence ATGAAATTTTTTATTGATACGGCAAACATAAACGAAATTAAAGAAGCCGCTAAAATGGGAATGGCTGACGGCGTGACCACCAACCCGTCTTTGATTTCTAAAGAAGGGCGTGATTTTGAAGAGGTGATTAAGGAAATTTGTCAAATTGTGGATGGGCCCATAAGCGCTGAAGTCATAAGCACAGATGCCGAGGGTATGGTTAAAGAGGCTCGTCATCTGGCCGGTATCCATAGCAATATAGTAGTAAAAATTCCCATGACCGTGGATGGATTGAAGGCAACACGCACCCTTACCGCCGAGGGAATAAAGACAAACGTTACCCTGGTTTTTTCACCCCTGCAGGCCCTTATGGCGGCTAAAGCCGGGGCGACCTATGTGAGTCCGTTTGTGGGACGTCTTGACGATTTGTCCCATGAGGGGCTGTTGCTAGTGGAACAGATTGTTGAAATATACAGCAACTATGGCTATGATACTGAAATTATTGTGGCCAGCGTGAGAAACCCGCTTCATGTACTTGATGCTGCAATGATGGGGGCGGACATTGCCACCATACCTTTTAATGTGCTTGGCAAGCTGGCTGCGCATCCTTTGACAGATAAAGGACTGAAAAGCTTTCTGGATGACTGGGACAAGATGAAAAAACAATAA
- a CDS encoding fibronectin type III domain-containing protein codes for MRKEWYDLSVWKIMLFFCFFFLSFQTFCFAADVTLRWDANTETDLAGYKLYYKTDTPGSPYNGTGADQGASPVDIPLGSLSDPNNPEFTITGLDASHIYFLVLTAYDTEENESGYSNEVSTFYISSPQNGFSVNHADHTSFNVAGRGAGGANVEIYSGSTLVGSTTVNADGSWSANVNFTSVTEGAVSLSAKINSLTSNTVSGTLDISAPQISSTPTVTQLTESTAVIEWTSNEPGNSMVQYGTSSSGWGSYALSQNSDNLMSNHSISLTGLSENTTYFFRVGSTDACGNGPTQIPNTTNPSDEYTFSTLQSYPPSMVEFPVINFDNHTIAVTFSKPNMQNATVEANYSFSPSLNFITPGGSDDIIHTGGSTYRLSMASISRNAVFTLTVSSVTDSNGNPVTPSSIKINDNDNDDMADDWEVNNGLSPYMDDSTLDLDGDGYTNYQEYQCGTDPGDGASIPFDIIEALPHHNSGITDSWRVPNNSSFAVFIESANGININQNSINFIINDGNQVYERNLSSNTVRVVKLSDDDDSQVTLLWAVYDRSQDSHANYEFDANVNITIDAYDTNGNVMNQESYDFNVESEAEHDVAHHPSNLPDVSAVDSGDPALGGVYDTGIQVNSGDLEGAMIVYNSAEPVPPAFAPANEIPVIDLPGVNPVGIPMHFQPPTVYDTPVKVFIPCPGYTDVSSLSIYYYNGTSSVLACDADGNTLPAGEGWMVPGSRMDHNNGSPSCIEIQVYHFSGIQPGTSSASVTDGSSGGGDSADGGGCFIGSATFDSRTERHVQILAEFRDKYLLTNGIGRKMVNFYYQKSPPIADYLRRHPGPRKFAEYALIPLTILAYLMLFDRTLLLLLFITFMLITVLYIARCIFIRLEPIGRRPNEFFFRSKGCHQWQ; via the coding sequence ATGCGAAAAGAGTGGTACGACTTATCCGTCTGGAAAATCATGCTATTTTTCTGTTTCTTTTTTCTTTCTTTCCAGACCTTTTGTTTTGCGGCCGATGTGACGCTGCGATGGGACGCGAATACCGAGACTGATCTCGCCGGTTATAAACTGTATTATAAAACCGACACACCCGGTTCTCCTTATAATGGCACGGGGGCTGATCAGGGGGCTTCACCGGTAGATATTCCGCTGGGAAGCCTGAGCGATCCAAATAACCCTGAATTCACCATTACCGGGCTGGATGCCAGCCATATTTATTTTCTTGTTCTTACCGCATATGATACCGAAGAAAACGAAAGCGGCTATTCCAATGAGGTATCTACCTTTTATATTTCTTCGCCGCAAAACGGCTTTTCTGTCAACCACGCCGATCATACGTCTTTTAACGTGGCAGGGCGGGGAGCCGGTGGGGCCAATGTAGAAATTTATTCAGGCAGCACACTGGTAGGGTCAACCACAGTAAATGCGGATGGCAGCTGGTCAGCCAATGTAAATTTCACATCCGTAACTGAAGGTGCGGTCAGCTTAAGTGCAAAAATAAATTCGTTGACCTCTAATACCGTGAGTGGAACACTCGATATTTCCGCACCTCAGATCAGTTCAACTCCCACTGTAACTCAGCTGACTGAAAGCACAGCAGTGATTGAATGGACATCAAACGAACCGGGCAACAGTATGGTGCAGTATGGCACCTCCAGCAGTGGTTGGGGAAGCTATGCATTAAGCCAAAATAGTGACAATTTGATGTCAAATCATAGCATCTCCTTAACCGGGCTTTCGGAAAACACCACCTATTTTTTCCGTGTCGGCTCCACCGATGCTTGTGGTAACGGCCCAACTCAAATCCCAAATACCACCAACCCCTCTGACGAGTATACTTTTAGCACCCTTCAGTCATATCCTCCATCAATGGTAGAGTTTCCCGTTATTAATTTTGATAATCATACTATTGCTGTTACCTTCAGCAAGCCAAATATGCAAAATGCAACCGTTGAAGCAAATTACAGCTTTAGTCCTTCCCTTAATTTTATCACACCAGGGGGATCTGATGATATTATCCACACGGGAGGAAGTACATATCGTCTTTCAATGGCCTCAATATCCCGTAACGCGGTGTTTACATTGACGGTGAGCAGCGTTACAGACTCTAATGGAAACCCGGTGACTCCCAGCTCTATCAAAATAAACGATAATGACAATGATGACATGGCTGATGACTGGGAGGTTAATAATGGACTGAGCCCGTACATGGACGACAGCACCCTGGACTTAGACGGCGACGGATATACGAATTACCAGGAGTATCAGTGCGGTACTGATCCTGGTGACGGGGCCTCAATACCTTTTGATATCATTGAGGCGTTGCCACACCATAACTCCGGAATCACAGATTCCTGGCGCGTACCGAACAATTCCTCATTTGCTGTGTTTATAGAATCTGCCAACGGAATAAATATAAATCAAAACAGCATCAACTTTATTATTAACGATGGGAACCAGGTGTATGAGCGGAACTTAAGTTCCAACACCGTCCGTGTGGTCAAACTGTCGGATGATGACGATTCCCAGGTTACCCTACTCTGGGCTGTGTATGACCGTTCGCAGGATAGCCATGCAAATTATGAATTTGATGCCAACGTCAACATTACCATTGACGCCTATGACACTAATGGAAACGTAATGAACCAGGAAAGCTACGATTTTAATGTCGAATCTGAAGCAGAGCATGATGTGGCACACCACCCGAGCAATCTGCCGGACGTCAGTGCAGTTGATTCTGGAGATCCGGCCCTTGGAGGTGTTTATGATACCGGTATCCAGGTAAACAGCGGCGATCTGGAAGGTGCAATGATTGTTTATAACAGCGCCGAACCGGTTCCACCTGCATTTGCACCTGCCAATGAAATTCCAGTCATCGATTTGCCAGGGGTAAACCCGGTTGGAATCCCCATGCATTTCCAGCCGCCCACGGTGTATGATACGCCGGTCAAAGTTTTTATTCCGTGTCCGGGATATACCGATGTTAGCAGCCTCAGTATATATTACTATAATGGCACCAGCAGTGTATTGGCTTGCGACGCTGATGGCAATACCCTTCCGGCAGGTGAAGGCTGGATGGTTCCGGGATCAAGGATGGATCACAACAACGGAAGTCCATCCTGCATAGAAATTCAGGTATATCACTTCTCTGGGATTCAGCCAGGAACATCCTCAGCCTCGGTGACAGACGGTTCGTCAGGCGGCGGTGACAGTGCCGACGGCGGGGGTTGTTTTATCGGTAGTGCCACTTTTGACTCAAGAACCGAAAGACATGTTCAAATCTTAGCTGAATTTAGAGATAAGTATCTTTTAACCAACGGGATAGGCAGGAAAATGGTAAATTTTTACTACCAGAAATCTCCACCGATTGCCGATTATCTGCGCAGGCATCCAGGCCCGAGAAAATTTGCAGAATATGCGCTCATCCCGCTGACCATTTTGGCCTATCTTATGTTGTTTGACCGCACGCTTCTTTTATTGCTGTTTATTACTTTCATGCTCATTACCGTTTTGTACATCGCAAGATGCATTTTTATTCGTCTTGAGCCAATAGGCAGAAGACCCAATGAATTTTTCTTTCGATCAAAGGGATGCCATCAATGGCAATGA
- a CDS encoding sodium:solute symporter family protein, with protein MFIKVSVLCAYFLIVLGIGFIARTRWKSSPETYFLADRKLGTLILLGTMIATNFSAFTVFGTSGAGYRDGYAFFPIMGFGTGFMALTFWIIGRKIWQVGRKYGLVTPPELVKELYQSPFLSFLFALVMIIFTIPYLALQPMAAGYALEELLGLPYFYGCILVTGIILLYTLRGGLRAVAWTDLFQGMVLFLLLIASLIIVAWHHGGFIEANQKVLASNPELFSRPGGQGKYTLGIWFSFMVLWFLCDPMFPQLFQRFFSARNDRSISRIMIFYPMVCSVVFLMPIAVGVLGHLSFPGLVGKQADRILPLVLILISGDFMAALIMAAGLAALMSTMDSQLLTLSSIFTRDVVPLFQKATKETSASGRILVVLLSLAGLALAYRPPATILQIATQTFTGLAVLFPTVIFGLYFKRVFSLAAIFSIICGESALICFYFKLFTTKTFLPVIWVMIITFLVYLFTHVFLLWREKTLQICLPEWLYDRYVWLLLVIFLLAMDFWAWGKVEPVFFGIPLWVGYFVGLSALQTVIMGHLINQTSAKNS; from the coding sequence GTGTTCATCAAAGTATCTGTTTTGTGCGCCTATTTCCTGATTGTGCTTGGCATCGGTTTTATTGCCCGCACCCGCTGGAAATCATCTCCGGAAACCTACTTTCTGGCGGACAGAAAACTGGGCACCCTCATTCTGCTGGGAACCATGATTGCCACCAATTTTTCCGCCTTCACCGTTTTTGGCACTTCCGGTGCAGGCTATCGGGACGGGTATGCATTTTTTCCTATCATGGGTTTTGGTACGGGGTTTATGGCTCTGACTTTCTGGATAATTGGTCGGAAAATATGGCAGGTCGGTCGGAAATATGGATTGGTCACCCCACCGGAGTTGGTCAAAGAGTTGTATCAAAGCCCTTTTTTGTCCTTTTTATTCGCTCTGGTTATGATCATTTTTACCATTCCTTACCTGGCACTTCAGCCCATGGCCGCCGGTTATGCCCTGGAAGAGCTTTTAGGCCTTCCCTATTTTTATGGATGTATTCTGGTGACCGGTATTATTTTACTGTACACCCTGCGTGGAGGACTGCGGGCGGTGGCATGGACAGATTTGTTTCAAGGTATGGTCCTGTTCCTTTTGCTAATTGCGTCACTGATTATTGTGGCATGGCATCATGGGGGATTTATTGAAGCCAACCAAAAAGTCCTGGCTTCAAATCCGGAACTTTTTTCACGACCCGGTGGGCAGGGAAAATATACGCTGGGAATCTGGTTTAGTTTCATGGTGCTTTGGTTTCTTTGTGACCCCATGTTTCCGCAGCTGTTCCAGCGATTTTTTTCCGCCCGAAATGACCGCAGTATTTCTCGCATTATGATCTTTTATCCGATGGTTTGCAGTGTGGTTTTTTTAATGCCGATTGCTGTGGGAGTTCTCGGGCATCTTTCTTTCCCGGGACTGGTGGGCAAACAGGCTGACCGTATTTTACCTCTGGTGTTGATTTTAATCTCAGGCGATTTTATGGCCGCACTGATTATGGCAGCCGGACTGGCGGCCCTCATGTCCACTATGGATTCTCAACTGTTGACGTTAAGTTCTATTTTTACCAGAGACGTGGTTCCCTTGTTTCAGAAAGCAACTAAAGAAACCAGTGCATCCGGTCGTATCTTAGTGGTTTTGCTGAGCCTGGCCGGTCTCGCACTGGCCTATCGCCCGCCGGCTACCATTCTTCAGATTGCCACCCAAACCTTTACCGGTTTGGCGGTTTTGTTCCCCACGGTGATATTCGGCCTCTATTTTAAAAGAGTCTTTTCCCTTGCTGCCATTTTTTCAATTATCTGCGGCGAAAGTGCGCTGATATGCTTTTATTTCAAACTGTTTACCACCAAAACATTTCTGCCGGTGATATGGGTGATGATCATCACCTTTTTGGTTTACCTTTTTACCCATGTATTCTTGTTGTGGAGGGAAAAAACACTGCAAATTTGCCTGCCCGAATGGCTATATGACAGATATGTTTGGCTCCTGTTGGTAATCTTTCTGCTTGCCATGGACTTCTGGGCATGGGGCAAAGTTGAGCCGGTCTTTTTCGGGATTCCGCTATGGGTCGGGTATTTTGTTGGGCTGTCTGCATTGCAAACAGTTATAATGGGACACCTGATAAACCAAACAAGTGCAAAAAACAGTTAA
- a CDS encoding SPOR domain-containing protein: protein MLNEFLISAKGNWHTCRIRAQATTNSDNSPSLDNLNAHRAFILPDDDPPIVMFDDAHELTGVELQYLLKDALAPGGNRKLKRLILFGEPTINATMASLAAPFARETVVNKVHVSLLNETQTHDYLFHRLKVSGLTGKNPFKSEDIKSIHKAAGGLPGRINEKAHAFLLNRLSGEKPSFRSSRLVGMVKKPFFIMATCIAVLVLGMFLFFFKGKTSNIPAADILEPKAQISTSVKKTAKKPHGPPVTDSSAATLNGSGKVRHSTAKQGYKMSKGDPIVSLKAKTRAGKEKIKPYGIIGEKKKKEKTVAEKSKNAKTIHRESWLLAQNSSHFTIQLIGLHNEKSIHKFIAKYKLFNQAAYYKTLYRKKDWYPLLYGVYPSRKEASSAIKKLPQELRKLSPWIRSFSSIQQIIKSLRG from the coding sequence ATGCTCAATGAGTTTCTTATTTCTGCCAAAGGAAACTGGCACACATGCCGAATCCGTGCGCAAGCGACAACCAATTCCGACAACTCGCCGTCTCTTGATAACCTCAATGCACACAGGGCGTTTATTCTGCCCGATGATGACCCTCCGATTGTTATGTTTGACGATGCGCATGAACTGACCGGGGTTGAATTGCAGTATCTGCTAAAGGATGCACTTGCGCCGGGAGGCAACCGGAAATTAAAGCGCCTGATTCTCTTTGGTGAGCCAACTATCAATGCAACCATGGCCTCTCTTGCTGCACCGTTTGCCAGAGAAACAGTGGTAAATAAGGTCCATGTGTCCCTGTTAAATGAAACCCAAACGCACGATTACCTTTTTCACCGACTCAAGGTTTCAGGACTCACCGGGAAAAATCCTTTTAAATCCGAAGATATCAAGTCTATACATAAGGCTGCAGGTGGACTTCCCGGTCGTATTAATGAAAAAGCGCATGCGTTTCTGTTAAACAGGCTTTCAGGTGAAAAACCCTCTTTCCGATCCAGCCGGCTTGTCGGCATGGTTAAAAAACCTTTTTTCATAATGGCAACTTGTATTGCAGTACTCGTCCTGGGTATGTTTCTTTTTTTCTTCAAAGGGAAAACCTCAAATATTCCCGCTGCAGATATCCTTGAGCCAAAAGCCCAGATTTCAACTAGCGTGAAAAAAACAGCTAAAAAACCTCACGGTCCTCCTGTTACTGACAGCTCTGCTGCTACTTTAAATGGCTCTGGAAAAGTTCGTCATTCGACTGCCAAGCAGGGGTATAAAATGAGCAAAGGCGATCCGATAGTATCGTTAAAAGCCAAAACCCGGGCCGGCAAAGAGAAAATAAAACCGTATGGTATTATTGGGGAAAAGAAAAAAAAAGAAAAGACTGTTGCTGAGAAATCAAAAAATGCCAAGACGATTCATCGTGAAAGTTGGCTCCTTGCTCAGAATTCGTCACATTTTACCATACAGCTTATCGGTTTGCACAATGAAAAATCTATTCATAAATTTATAGCGAAATACAAGCTGTTTAATCAGGCAGCATATTATAAAACGCTTTACCGCAAAAAAGACTGGTACCCTTTGCTTTATGGTGTTTATCCCAGTAGAAAGGAAGCTTCGTCCGCCATTAAAAAATTGCCGCAGGAACTCCGTAAATTATCACCCTGGATTCGTAGTTTTTCATCCATACAACAGATAATAAAAAGCCTTCGAGGGTGA